The window ACGTGGTCGGAGACTTCCAGATCGCTGAGGTCGGTCAGCTCGCCCTTCTCGGCGTACCGCCGCGGGTAGTGGCGCAGCAGATCCTCCACGACGGTCATCCCGAACGCCGTGGACAACGCCGTCGCGGTACGCCCGCCGACGACGCCGCGCAGCGGGGTGGCAAGGTCGGTCACGACGCCGCGGACCGCCCTACCGGACTCACTCGACCCCCACGATGAGCGGCCACAACGCCTGGCCGCCGTCGTACGCCAGCGGCTCGATGCCCGGATGTGCCCGCCGCAGCCACGCGCCGAGCCGGTCGGCCAGATCGGCCGGGGCATCCCGGCCGAGCACGAGGGTCGCCAGCTCCCCGCCCGAACCCAGCAGCCGGTCCAGCACCTGGCGGGCCACGGGTTCCACGCCGTGGCCGACGACGGCGATGTCGCCGTCGACGACACCGAGCACGTCGCCTTCCTCGCACAGCCCAGCGGACGTGACTGCCGCGCGGACCGCGACGGTCACCGCGCCGTAGCGGGTGGCGCCCGCGGCGTGGGTCATCGCCACCACGTCGTCGTCGAAGTCCCCGGTGCCCTGGTGGACCGCGAGCGCGGCCAGCGACTGCACCACCGAACGGGTCGGTACGACGGCGCACCGGATGCCGCTGCGCCGGGCCTCCCGGGCTGCCGCTTCCGCGGCGGCCTGGATGTCGGCCTGACCGGGCAGCAGGACGACCTGGGCTGCCTCGGTGGACCGGATCGCGTGCAGCAGTTCGGCGGTCGACGGCGCCCGCCCCGGACGCGCGAGCACCACGGCGGCGCCCGCGGCCGCGGCCAACTCGGCGACTCCCGGCCCGTGGGCGACCAGGACCACGACGCGGCGGTCACGCAACGCCGGGCGGGGCGGCGTACCGGGGGCGGCCGCCGGCTGCCCGGCCGCGGCCCAGCCGACCGGCTGGACAGCCGGTGCGGCGGCGGCTGGCTCCGCACCGGTCGCCCGGACGGCCGGTTCCAGCGTGGACACGACCCGGCTGGTCGCCGCGTGCCGGCCGTCGCGGTCCAGTGCCGTGATCGCCACGCGATGCGGCCGGCCGGCCCGGATCCCGGCCTCGACCGCCGCCCCGGCGTCGTCGACGTGCACGTGGACGTTCCACAGCCCGTCGCCGCCGACCACCACCAGGCAGTCGCCCAGGTGGTCCAGCTCACGGCGCAGCGCTTGGACCGCATCGTCGGCGGCATCCAGCAGGTACATCACCTCGTACGCCGGGCCGGCGGCCTCGTCGCGGCCCGTGTCCTCGTCGCTGTCCGTCGAAGGGTCGCCGCCCGTGGAGTGGTCACTGCCCGTCGACTGGTCGCTGCCGGCCGGGTCGTCAGCGCCTGTCCAGGGGCTGCTGCTCGTCGAGCGCACCACCCGGTGTACGCCGGTGACCACCTCGACGAGCGCGTCGAGCAGGACCACCACGCCGCGACCGCCGGCATCCACCACCCCGGCCCGACGCAGCACCGGCAGCTGGGACGGCGTCTGCGCCAGGGCATCCCGGGCGGCATCAGCGGCCGCGTTCACCACCGCGGCGAGGTCGTCGGTCGTCGTGGCTCGGGCGGCCTCGGCCGCCGCGCGCGCCACGCTCAGCATGGTCCCTTCGATCGGGTGGGCGACCGCGTCGTACGCCAGCTGTGCCGCGCTGGCCAGCACGAGGCGCAGCAGTTCGGCCGGCGGCTCGGCGCCGACGCGTTCGGCCGTAGTGGCCACGACGAAGCCGCGCAACAGCTGGCTGAGAATCACCCCGGAGTTGCCGCGGGCACCCAGCAGCGCCCCCCTGGTCAGTTCGCGCGCGGTCTCGACGAGCTCGTCCCGGGGGTCGGCCTCCGGCGTACGGCGGCGGACCGCGTCGACCGCGGCGGCCATGGTCAGGTAGAGGTTCGTCCCGGTGTCGCCATCGGGCACCGGGTAGACGTTCAGCGCGTCGATCTCGGCGCGGGCGTCGGCCAGCGCCGACAGGCCCGTGCCGGCCCAGTCCCGCAGCAGTCCGGCATCGATGGCCGTGCGCATCGACTCACCTCCCGTCGCCTTCGATGTGTCCGGTTCGATTCCGATGTCCTCGGTTCGATGTCTCGGCGGCAGTCTGACCTGTCCGGTGATCGGCGACCAGCAGTGCGTGACCGTCCAGCACGCTGATTGCGCCATTCCGACGTGCACGACACCGACGTGGACTGGCGGATCGCAACCGGCGGCGTGATTGCCCGGGTCGATTTGGGCACCGGCGGGCGCTCGGCTACCCTGTCGAGGCCGTACGCCGCGCCACTGCGCCAGCCGAGCCGCGCGTACGGCCGAACTGTGTTCGGCCCTCCGATCAACCCGATCCATCCGACCGCTCTGGAGTGTCACCGTGGCTGCCACCTGCGACGTCTGCGGCAAGGGGCCTGGCTTCGGCCACAGCATCTCCCACTCCCACCGGCGGACCAAGCGTCGCTTCAACCCCAACGTCCAGACGGTTCGCGCGCTCATCGGGCGCACCCCGAAGAAGGTCACCGTCTGCACGTCGTGCCTCAAGGCCGGCAAGGTCGCTCGAGCCTGACGGCACTGCCTGGGCGGACGCGACATACGCCCCAGGACCACCGACGCCGCAGGGCGAGGCGCGCCTCACGACGACGTACCCGCATGGACGACGTGCGCCTTGGACGACGTCCGTCTCAGGACGAGGCGCGCTCGATAGCAGCGCGGAGATCGGCGTACAGCGCCGTGAACTGCGGCTGCTGCGCGCGTCGGTACTGCAACAGATATCGCCGCCCGTCCTTGGTTGTGACAGCGAGATTCCCCTGAATCAGGCGGCCGGCCTCCTTGAGCGCGACCGTCCGCATCTCCCGCACCGGGACAGTGGCGTCCTGACCGTGGTCCTTGCCGCCGAACGCCACCGCCGCAGCCTTGGTCCTGGCGTGCACGCGCAGCGCGTCGCCGTCGTAGTCGACCTCGATCAGATAGCCGGCGATCACCATGCGGCGTCCTCCCCTGCCGTACGGCCGGGGCCGGCCAGCTGCCAGCCGTGGTCGACCGGCCCGATCCCGGCGCCCAGCGCGAACCCGGCGCCGATGGCGCCGGTGACGTACTGCTTGGCCTGACGCGCTGCTGCCGGGACGTCCAGCCCCCGGGCCAGACAGGCCGCCAGCGCGCTGGCCAGCGTGCAGCCGGTGCCGTGGGTATGGATCGTCGGCACCCGCTCGCCGGCCAGCTCCAGTTCGGTGGTCCCGTCGGTGAGCAGGTCCACCGGCGGTCCCGGCAGATGCCCGCCGGTGACCAGGACCCACCGCGGGCCCAGGTCCAGCAGCGCCCGCGCCGCCGCCCGCTGCTGCCGGCGATCGGTGACCGGAAGTCCGGTCAGCATCTGCACCTCGGCGAGATTGGGCGTGACGACGGTGGCCAGCGGCAGCAGCGCCTCGCGGACAGTGCCGACGGCGGACGCCACCAGCAGCGGGTCGCCGTGCTTGCTGACCGCGACCGGATCCACCACGACCGGGACGTCCCCGGGCAGCGTCGCCAGCAGGCCGGCCACTGTCTCGACCAGAACCGTCGACGACAGCATCCCCGTCTTCACCACGTCGACGCCGATGTCGTCGACGACGCTGCGGAACTGCGCCACGACCGCCTCGGCGGGCAGTTCCCAGGCTCCCTGCACGCCGACGGAGTTCTGCGCGGTCACCGCCGTGACCACGCTCATGCCGTGGACCCCGAGGGCCAGCATGGTCTTCAGGTCGGCCTGGATCCCGGCACCCCCACCGGAGTCCGAACCCGCGATGCTCAACCCCCGCGGCCGTCGGCTCACCCGGGCACCTTACGGGCCGGGCCGGAAGTGGTCGTGCCCGGCCGAACCGGGGTGCGGCCGGCCGTCGACGAGCACCTGCGGGCCACCGCTGCCCGCCGCGGTGACCTGACCGACAGCGACGAAGCCCGGCGGCAGCACGGCCGCTGCCGGGAAGCACCCGAGCAGGGCGTGATCGTCGCCGCCGGTGAGCACCCACTCGAGCGGGTCGACGTTGAATGCGGCTGCCAGATCACGCAGCGGTTCGCCGACCTCCAGCGCGTCGGTCCGCAGCTCCAGCTGGACTCCCGATGCCTGCGCGACGTGACCGGCGTCGGCGAGCAGGCCGTCGCTGACGTCGATGAGGGCCGTCGCGCCGGCCGCGGCGGCGGCGATGCCCGCGGCGTACGGCGGCGCCGGGCGGCGATGGGCGTCGACGAGGCGGCGTGGCGACCTGAAGCCGCGCGACAACACCGACAGGCCCGCCGCGGCCCAGCCGAGCCGGCCGGCCACCGCGACGACGTCACCCGGCCCGGCGCCGGCCCGGGTCACCGGCCGGCGGCCGGCCAGGTCGCCCAGCGCGGTGACCGCCACGATCACCGCGTCCGCGCGAACGACGTCACCGCCGACGATCACCGCCCCGACCCCCTCGGCCTCGTCGCGCAGGCCGTCGGTCAGCTCCAGCGCCCAGCTGGCCTCCAGGTCGGCGGGGGCGCCGAAGCCGACCAGCAGCGCGGTGGGCCGCGCCCCCATCGCCGCGACGTCGGCGAGGTTCTGCGCGGCCGCCTTGCGGCCCACGTCGTACGCGGTGGACCAGTCACGGCGGAAGTGCCGGCCCTCGACGAGCAGGTCGGTGGTCACCACCACCCGGGAGTCCGGGACGGCGACGACGGCGGCGTCGTCACCGGGCCCGAGCACCACGCCCTCGCCGGTGCCGAGGCGGGCGACCACCTGGGCGAGCAGGCCGAACTCGCCGAGCGCTCCCACGGTCTGTCCCACGTGACCTCCGATGTCCTTGTCCGGCACGCAGCGCTACCCTCCGGCTACCCCGACCACCTTTTCCAGGAGGCCGACCATGGTCCAGGCGTACATCCTCATCCAGACCGAGGTCGGCAAGGCAGCAGCGGCGGCGAGCGCGATCGCCGACATCGCCGGAGTGCTGCAGGCCGAAGGCGTCACCGGCCCGTACGACGTCGTGGTCCGCGCACAGGCCGCCGACGTCGACGACCTCGCCAAACTGGTGATCTCCCGGATCCAGGCCGTCGACGGCATCACCCGGACCCTGACCTGTCCGGTGATCCACCTCTGACCGGCCGGCGACCGCGCCAGCCCGGCGGCCGCCGGGTGGCGAGCCCTCGCGTGGTGCTGGTCGCGATCGGGGCCGTCGTCGTGGTCGCCAGTGGCGTCCTGGCCATCGTCCTGCTCGGCCGTGTCCCGCGCGGGGTCCCGGTCACCTCCCCGTCGCCGGACCCGGCGGTCGCCGCACAGTGCCGGGAGCTGGTCGCCGCGCTACCGGGTCGGCTCGGCGGCGCCCGGCGACGCGACACCGACCCGGCCACCGGGCTCACCGCGGCGTGGGGTGAGGCTCCGGTCGTGCTGGCCTGCGGTGTCGGACGACCCGCGGCGTTGCAGCCGACGTCGATCCTGACCGAGGTGGACGGTGTCGCCTGGCTGGCCGAGCCGCTCACGGCCGGGGTCGTGTTCACCACGGTGGGCCGGGCGGCGTACGTCGAACTGACCGTGCCGGCCACCGCCGGTCCCGCCGGCGACCTGCTCGTCGAGCTGGCGCCGACGATCCGCGCGACCGTACCGCCGGCGTGACGACGGCGCCGCCGCCCGGCGTGACGTGACCACCGCGCCGCTGCGCGGCGTGACTGCGGCGCCGCTGCGCGGCTGCCGTCCGCCCTCAGCGCAGTCCGGTACCGCGGCGTAGCGCGTCCTGCAGCAGGCGGTCGACCAGCTGGGGGTACGACAGCCCGGTGGCCTCCCACATCCGCGGGAACAGCGAGATCGCCGTGAACCCGGGCATCGTGTTGACCTCGTTGAGCACGACCTCGCCGTCCGGGCAGACGAAGAAGTCCACCCGGGCCAGGCCCTCGCAGGCCAGCGCCTCGAACGCGGCGACCGCGAGGTGCTGCACGGTCTGGGCGGTGGCTGCCGGCAGTGCCGCCGGCACGTCCAGTTCCGCGGAGTCGTCCAGGTACTTCGCGTCGAAGTCGTAGAACTCGTAGCCGGGCCGGACCCGGATCTCGGCGCACACGCTGGCCCGCGGCACTCCGTCCCGGTCGGCCAGCACGCCGCATTCGATCTCCCGAGCGCCGCTCACCGCGGCCTCCACGACGACCCGCGGGTCGTGCCGCTGGGCACGGCCGACCGCGGCAACCAGGTCGGCCGCGTCGGTCACCTTGCTGATTCCGACGCTGGAACCGGCGCGAGCCGGCTTCACGAACACCGGCAGGCCCAACCCGGCCAGCCGGTCCAGGCACGCCGTCCTGTCGTCCTGCCAGGCACCGCCGGTGACCAGTTCGTGCCGCACCAGCGGCAGCCCAGCGGCGGCCAGGAGCGTCTTCGCGTGGCCCTTGTCCATCGCCGCGGCGGAGGCGAAGACCCCCGAGCCGACATACGGCACGCCCGCCAGCTCCAGCAGCCCCTGCACGGTGCCGTCCTCGCCCCAGGGGCCGTGCAGCACCGGGAAGACCACGTCGACAGCCGGCAGATCCTGCCAGCCGCCGGACTGCTGCACCTGCCACCGGGGCCGGGTCGGGTCCGGGGCGAGCACCACCGAAGCACCGGTGGCGTCGACCTGCGGCAGCTTGCCGTCGACCACCTGCAGTCGCTGCGGGTCGGCCGACTCCAGCACCCACCGCCCGTCGGGGGTGATGCCGATCGCGACCACGTCGTACCGGACCGGGTCCAGCGCCCGCAGCACGCTGCCGGCGCTGATGCACGAGATCGCGTGCTCGCTGCTGCGGCCGCCGAAGATCACGGCCACCCGGAGCCGACGAGGTTGCACGCGCCGACCGTAACGGCTCGGCACTAGCGTGCGGGCCATGTCCGAACTCGACGGACTCGCGCCGTCCACCCTCGCCGTCGTCGCCGGCCGGCCGGCCCGGGTCGCCGGCGGCCCGGTGAACCCCGGCATCGAGCTGTCGTCGACCTTCCACGCCGGCGGGACGGCCAGCTACGGCCGCGACGGCAACGCCACGTGGGACGCGCTCGAGGCCGCGGTCGGGACGCTGGAGGGCGGCCAGGCGCTGGTCTTCGGCAGCGGCATGGGCGCGGTCAACGCGGTCCTGGACCTCGTCGCGGTCGGCGGAGTCGTCGTCGCGCCCACGCAGCTGTATTCCGGCACGTCGGCCCGGTTGGCCGAATGGGAGGCCGCCGGCCGGGTCCGGGTACGCCGAGTGGCCCCGCCGGACACTGCCGGCTGGCAGCGCGCGGTCGCCGGGGCGGACCTGGTCTGGCTGGAGTCACCGACCAACCCGCTGCTGCAGATCGTCGACCTGCCGGCCGTCAGCGCCGCCGCCCGCGCCGCAGGCGCGATCACCGTGTGCGACTCCACCTTCGCCACCCCGATCGCCCAGCGGCCGCTCACCCTCGGCGTCGACGTGGTGCTGCACTCGGTGACGAAGTTCCTGTCCGGCCACTCCGACGTCCTGCTCGGCGCGGTCGTCACCGCGGACGGCACCCTCGCGGATCGACTGCGGCAGCGGCGATCCCTGCTGGGCGCGGTGGCCGGGCCGGTCGAGGCGTGGCTGGCGCTGCGCGGGCTGCGCACGCTGGCGCTGCGGATGGAACGGGCACAGCAGACCGCCGGCCTGCTGGCCCGACGGCTGCTGGAGCATCCCGCGGTCGGTCAGGTCCGCTACCCGGGGCTGCCGACCGATCCCGGTCACGCGGTGGCGGCTCGCCAGATGACCGGTTTCGGCGCGATGGTGGCCTTCGACGTCCTCGGGGATGCCGTTGCCGCGCAAGCGGTCTGCTCGCGGACGAGGATCTGGTCGGACGCCACGAGTCTCGGCGGGGTCGAGTCGACGCTGGAACGACGGGCCCGCTGGGCCACCGAGTCCAGCGACGTACCGCCATCGCTGATCCGGCTATCGGTGGGTTGTGAGGATCCGGAGGATCTGTGGCGCGACCTGACCGAGGCGCTCGCGGTGGTCCCGGCGCCTCACAGTTCGTCGACGTAGCGATCGGTGCCGGGCACCGTCGACAGGAACGGGCTGGCGAACCCGACGCGGGTCGCCCCGGCGATCGACGGTACGTCGGCGAGCCGGGGTTCGACCTCGTCGAGCCACACCTGGTCCGGCTCGCCGTCGCAGAAGAAGATCACGAGGGCGAACGGGTCATCGGCCGGATCAGCCGGTGCCGACAGGACCGACTTGAACAGCCGCAACGGCGTCAGGACCACGCTGAGCGGCAGCCGGGCCGATCGCAGCGACTCCGCCCACTGTTCGATCCCGGTCAGCTCGCCGCCGGGCTGGCGTTCGATGGCCACCGCGATCATCCCGCCGAACTCGCGATCGAGTGCGGAGATCGCGCGCGGGCCGCCGGGCGCGCGCTGCTCACTGACGAACGTGAACGACCCGGTGTAGATGTGGTCCTTCGGGAACTCCCATCGCTCGTCGTCGCGCAGCACCTGTTCCTGCCGGGCCAGCCACTGGTACCACTCCTCCTGCATCCCGGCGAGGATCCAGAACGCGATGAGATACGAGCCGCGAGCCGGATCCCCGAACAGCGTGGCAGCCGGCCGCAACTGCTTGTACCGGGCCGGCGCGACCCACCGGCGATGGGCAACTGAGCCCGGCCCGGCCAGACTGGCCGCGTAGGTGTGATCGTCCTCGTACCAGCGGTTGTACTCCCGTTCCAGCCCGGCCGGCGGTTCGGCGTACATGATGATCGCGCTGCCGATCTGCGCCACCGTGCCGATCTGGAACTCCAAGCCGTCGGCGGTGACCGCATGGCGCCGTAAGACGTCGCCGGGTTCGGCTGGGCGACGTACGACATCGCCGGGTTCAGCTGGGCCGGTGGCCGAGTCATTCTCGGCGGGGCGGGCGGCCGAGTCGCTCATGCCGCCGCCGCGGCGGGCAACCGGAGGAGGCCGGCGATGGTGCCGCCGAAGATGGCGGCCTTCTGCTCGGCGGGCAGTTCAGCACGAGCACACTGCGATTCGATCGCCTCCTGACTGCGTGGCCAGGTGCCCTCGTTGTGCGGGTAGTCGTTGCCCCAGATCAATGGCTCCCAGCCGGTCAGCGACCGGTTCCGCAACGCGACCCAGTCGTCCATGAACGTGACGTGGATCTGCCGGCGGACGTACTGGCTGGGAGTCAGCGGGAACGGCCACTGCAGGCCGATCTCGTCGGGCTGGAACTGCGGATACATGCTGCCGTCGGGCCGGAAGAACGACCGGATGATCTCGTTGACCCCGGGCGTGGTGTGCCACGCGTCGTCCATGGTGTCCATGAGGTTCAGCAGCCACCGTGCGCCGACTTCCACGAACACGAAATGCAGGGAGGGAAAGCGCTCCAGGACGCCGCCGCCGACCAGCGCGGGAATCGTCGTGGCGGCCTGGCCGCCGAACCCGCCGAAACCGCCGATCAGCGTCTTCACCGCGCACATCGCGGCGAGGTGGTCCGGATGACCGGCCGGCCACTGATAAGCGTTGGAGGCCTGGGTGAAACTGACGCCCTGCAGTGCGGTCGACGGGTTCAGCGAACCGCGCCGCTGACCGGAGCCCACGTGCATGACGATGGGCAGGCCCAGGCGCTCCGCCGCCGCCCACACCGGGTCGTACCGATGCGAGAAGTACGGCGCCTCCGGCGGCGCCGACATCGGCAACTCCACGCCGGTGAATCCGAGCGTCGCGGCGCGCTCGATCTCCCGTACCGCCTCGTCGATGTCGTGCAGGGCGATGATCGCCTGGGGGTACAGCCGGCCGGTCCCGGCGTAGACCTCCGCGACGTGGTCGTTGTAGATACGGGCGCAGCGGTTCGCGAACTCCGGTTCGTCGAGGTCGTTGATCAACAACCCCACGTTGGGATGCAGTACCGACGCGTCGACACCGTCGGCGTCCATGTCGTCGATGAAGCCGGGGACGTCGTCGGGACCGATCAACGTGAACTCGTCGTCGGTCCCCCACTTCGGCCGCAGGTAGTCCGGCGTGCGCGCGACCAGAATGCCGTTGGAGGTCCACAGTTTCATGCCGTTGGGGAACCGGTGGAAGGTGGGCGCCCGGAACTGGTCGTGGGCCGGCAACCGCCGGGTGAACAGGTCGTCAGGCTCCTGGATGTGGGCGTCCGCAGTGATGATCATCTGACTCCTCCGGCTCGGATCAAACCAAAACCGTCACCGCCGTACTCCGCGACCGGTCCTCGTCCGTTCTCGCTTTGCGCGCCTTGTCGTCGCCATACCGGCCGGTAGCCGACCCGGTGACGACCGGAAGGCGCGCAACAGCGGGCCGTCGGCACAGTAGGTCGAGCGATCCGGGAAAGTCAACGGATTGGACGACCTCCTGGCGGAACCTTTGGATTCGGCCCGAAACTCTGGATTGGCGGAACCTTGGACTTGGCCGAGCCTTGGGGCTGGCGAAGCCTTGGGCTGGCGGAACCTTGGGGCTGGCGGAACCTGGGGTTGCCCGAACCCGTGGTCAGCCGGCCGGCCGGACGCTCACCGCGATGTTGCCCATGCGGGGCATGCCGACGTAGGGATCGGCGAGGTCGGCGCCGTCGAGGATCCGGCCCGGCGGGCTGCCGATCTGCCGGAACTCGTCGTCGCGGTCCGGCGAGTCGCCGTAGCCGAAGGTCATCGCGACGAGGCCTTCAAGCAGGTCCGGGTCCGGTTCGGCGAGGGTCAGGATCGCCGCGCGCGGCGTGGCGATCTCGACCACGTCGCCGCGAGCGATGCCCAGTCGCTCGAGGTCGGCCGGGTGCAGATAGGCCGGGTTGTTGGGGCGGCCGCGGTTGGTGGCCTGGTCGTTCACCGTCGTGTTGTTCATGTGCTGCGTACGGATGCTGATCAGCCGGAACGGATACTGCTGCGCATCGGCCTGCCCGGGTGCCCGTTCGTCGGCCAACTCCGCTGCGAGGTCGGCGAGGATGTCGGCGTTGGCCAGGTCGAACCGGCCCTGCCAGCCCGGCTCGGCCGGCCCGACCACCTGCCGGGGCTCGGGGAAGACGGCCCCCGACGGGTGCTGCTTGACCTCGTCGAGCGAAACCCGGCCACCCTCGACGAGCGCGGCCATGAGTTCCTCCGCGTCCGGCAGCCTCGCCATGTCGACCACGACACCGCCGTCGTCCAGCCGCGGCACCAACGACATCGGCTTGATGTTCAGCTGCAGTCCCATCCGCCCCGCGACGCCCCACAGGAACTCCCACTCCGGGATGACCTCGGAGTCCTCCGGCGGCGCCGCGATCGCTGCGGTGTACTGGCCGTGCGCCTGCGCCGGCCCGTAGTACGTCGGCAACGCGATCACGAAGTCGGTCAGTGCCGTGAACCCGGGTACCTCGTAGAACATCGTCGGCGCGATCACGTAGTCGGCGGCGCGGGCACTGGCCGACAGCCAGGGATCGAACTGGACGAACAGGTCGAGGGAACGCAGCGCCGCCAGCGCCTTGAGCTGGTCCGGCCACGCGATGACGGGATTGCCGCCCACACTCAGCAGAGCCCGGACTCCGCCGGGGCCGTCGTAAAGCATCTCGTCCGCCAGCGCGCCGGTGGGCATCCCGGCGACCGTCTGGGTCAAGCCGCCGGCCCGCATCGTCTCGCCGATGCCGTAGGCGGGCGTGGGCTCGTACGCCTGGGCCCGCCACGGCCCCGAGGCCAGCAGGGTCGTGGTGCGCGCGACGACCTCGCCCTCACGCAACCAATGCCCGCACAACGTCTCCAGCACCAGGGCCAGATACTCGATGAGGGTGCTGCTCTTGGCGAATCCCGGACCGACGCCGCACGCGATGTAGCCCCGGCGGGCCGCGGCGAACCGGCGTGCGAGCTCCACCAGGTCGGTCGGGTCGACCCCGGCGCGCTCGGCGACGAACTGGGGGGTGAAGTCGGCGACCGCGGCGCGCAACGCCTCGACGCCGCGGGCGTTGGCGGACACGAACGCGTCGTCGTGCCAGCCTTCGCCGAGGATGACGTTGATCAGGCAGGCCAGGATCGCCGGGTCGTGACCGGGCCGCGGCCGCACGTGCAGGTCCGCCCGGCGGGCGACGTCGGAACGCCGCGGGTCCAGCACGAGCAGTTGCATTCCTGCCTTCTGCCGGTCCCGCAGCCAGTGACCGGGATGTCCTCCGGCGGCGCCGTAGTACGTCTTGAACGGGTTGGCACCGACCAGCAACGCGACGTCCGGGTCGTGGTAGCCCTGCAGCGGAGCGCCCCACCGGCCGTGCATCGCCAGCGCCAATGCCTTGCCCGGCTTGTCCAAGGTGCTCGGCGAGAACTTCATGGGACTGCCGATCGCGGACATGATCGCCCCCATGAAGGGGTCCGCCAGCGGCGCCCCGGCGGCCCCGGAACCGACGTAGGACGCGATCGCGCGCGGGCCGTGGCGATCGAGGATCTGCGACAACCGTTCGGCGACCTCGTCCATGGCGTCGGCCACCGGGATCCGGCGGTAGGTCCCGTCCGGCTGCCGCTTCAGACTGTGCCGGAGCCGATCGGGATGGTTGTGCAGCGCCGGCTGCTGCTGGCCCTTGATGCAGGAGTAGCCGTCGAAGATCGGGTTGGCCGGATTGCCCTTCACCCGGACGAGCCGGCCGGCGTCGACCTCGACCAGCGTGGGACAGGAGTTGATGCACGCGCGGCAGAATGAGTGCCGCAGCTGCGGGCCGGCAGCGTCTCGGCTATCGACAGTCACAACTCAGGGACGGTACGGACGGGCTGGCACCCGGTCAAGCAACGGCGTCAGGTCCTGCCGACGGGCTTCGCGAGTCGCCTCCGGCCAGCGCGGCGTACCCGAGTTCGGCCTTGGGGCTACGAGCCATCAGCGCCTGCAACATGTCCGTGGGCT of the Actinomycetota bacterium genome contains:
- a CDS encoding molybdopterin dinucleotide-binding protein, with translation MTVDSRDAAGPQLRHSFCRACINSCPTLVEVDAGRLVRVKGNPANPIFDGYSCIKGQQQPALHNHPDRLRHSLKRQPDGTYRRIPVADAMDEVAERLSQILDRHGPRAIASYVGSGAAGAPLADPFMGAIMSAIGSPMKFSPSTLDKPGKALALAMHGRWGAPLQGYHDPDVALLVGANPFKTYYGAAGGHPGHWLRDRQKAGMQLLVLDPRRSDVARRADLHVRPRPGHDPAILACLINVILGEGWHDDAFVSANARGVEALRAAVADFTPQFVAERAGVDPTDLVELARRFAAARRGYIACGVGPGFAKSSTLIEYLALVLETLCGHWLREGEVVARTTTLLASGPWRAQAYEPTPAYGIGETMRAGGLTQTVAGMPTGALADEMLYDGPGGVRALLSVGGNPVIAWPDQLKALAALRSLDLFVQFDPWLSASARAADYVIAPTMFYEVPGFTALTDFVIALPTYYGPAQAHGQYTAAIAAPPEDSEVIPEWEFLWGVAGRMGLQLNIKPMSLVPRLDDGGVVVDMARLPDAEELMAALVEGGRVSLDEVKQHPSGAVFPEPRQVVGPAEPGWQGRFDLANADILADLAAELADERAPGQADAQQYPFRLISIRTQHMNNTTVNDQATNRGRPNNPAYLHPADLERLGIARGDVVEIATPRAAILTLAEPDPDLLEGLVAMTFGYGDSPDRDDEFRQIGSPPGRILDGADLADPYVGMPRMGNIAVSVRPAG